From the genome of Treponema denticola:
AGTATTTTGAAAAAATTTAAAATTATAAGTAACTTATAAGACAATAATTAGAGAACTCACAAAATTTTTGATTTAAAGATAAAAATCAAATATGAACAGATATTCATAGTATTATTCATGCTTATTACAAAATAAAAAGGAAGCAGACAACTATTCCTAGAAAAATAGTTATTGATTCTCAAAAGTCTAACACTCGCTTCAACCTGACATTGCGGACAAGCCGCAAATGCAGGTCAAGCGAATGTTAGGTGGACGCTTCGCGCCAGGAGTTAAAATTGACAGTTATTTACTTTATTCGTCATGCTCAGTCTGATATCAGTATAAAAGAGAATAGAAATCGACCTTTAACAAATAAAGGGAAAAAAGATGCTGATAAATTAAAAAATATTTTTAGAGAAATTAATATTAATAGTATTATTTCAAGCCCGTATGTAAGAAGTATTCAGACGATAATGCCTCTATCAGAAATGAAAAATATTCAAATTGAATTATATGAGGATTTACGAGAAAAAAAATCTAGTGTTTGGTTTGATAGAATTGAAGAATTTCAAGAATATGTAAAAAAGCAATGGAGTGATTTTAATTATAGTATGAATCAAAATGAAACATTGAATGAAGTACAGCGTAGAAATATAAATGTATTATTTAATATATTAAACACAAAAACTGGAAAGACAGTTTTGATCGGAACG
Proteins encoded in this window:
- a CDS encoding histidine phosphatase family protein, producing the protein MTVIYFIRHAQSDISIKENRNRPLTNKGKKDADKLKNIFREININSIISSPYVRSIQTIMPLSEMKNIQIELYEDLREKKSSVWFDRIEEFQEYVKKQWSDFNYSMNQNETLNEVQRRNINVLFNILNTKTGKTVLIGTHGTALCTILNYFDKKYGYEYFLEIAGKMPHIVKITFENNKAIEISEI